In Phreatobacter oligotrophus, one DNA window encodes the following:
- a CDS encoding CmpA/NrtA family ABC transporter substrate-binding protein produces MSKTSTTTAADASLATSRRRFLRDTAATAALFAAAKAALPAGAFAQGAGPEVKGTKLGYIALTDAAPLIIAKEKGFYAKHGVPDMDIARQASWGATRDNMALGTKANGIDGGHILRPKTHLYSTGKVMQNSQPLPMYTLLNLNEDGQAISVSNEYKDLNIQKDSSPLKAAFERKKAQGKELTAAMTFPGGTHDLWIRYWLAAGGIDPDTDIKVIVVPPPQMVANMKVGNMDCFCVGEPWNEQLVNQSIGYTAITTGEFWFKHPEKILGMRADWVDANPRATQAILMAVMEAQQWCEKMENKEELAQIVSRRQWFNVPVNDINGRLKGNINYGHGRTVADSPLRMKFWGEGGAVSYPWKSLDTWFVTENIRWGKFEPTTDIKALVDRTNRSDLWLQAAKTLGVSGVPTSDSRGVETFFDGVKFDPADPQAYLRGLKIKRAQV; encoded by the coding sequence ATGAGCAAGACTTCGACGACGACCGCCGCGGATGCTTCCCTCGCCACCTCGCGGCGGAGGTTCCTGCGCGACACCGCCGCGACCGCCGCCCTCTTCGCCGCCGCCAAGGCCGCGCTGCCGGCCGGCGCCTTCGCGCAAGGGGCCGGTCCCGAGGTGAAGGGCACCAAGCTCGGCTATATCGCGCTGACGGATGCCGCCCCGCTCATCATCGCCAAGGAGAAGGGCTTCTACGCCAAGCACGGCGTGCCCGACATGGACATCGCCCGCCAGGCCTCCTGGGGCGCGACGCGCGACAACATGGCCCTCGGCACCAAGGCCAACGGCATCGACGGCGGCCACATCCTCAGGCCGAAGACGCATCTCTACTCCACCGGCAAGGTGATGCAGAACAGCCAGCCACTGCCGATGTACACGCTCCTCAACCTCAACGAGGACGGCCAGGCCATCTCGGTCTCCAACGAGTACAAGGACCTCAACATCCAGAAGGATTCCTCGCCGCTGAAGGCCGCCTTCGAGCGCAAGAAGGCGCAGGGCAAGGAGCTCACCGCCGCCATGACCTTCCCGGGCGGCACCCACGACCTGTGGATCCGCTACTGGCTCGCTGCCGGCGGCATCGACCCCGACACCGACATCAAGGTTATCGTCGTGCCGCCGCCGCAGATGGTGGCGAACATGAAGGTCGGCAACATGGACTGCTTCTGCGTCGGCGAGCCGTGGAACGAGCAGCTCGTCAACCAGTCCATCGGCTACACCGCCATCACCACCGGCGAGTTCTGGTTCAAGCATCCCGAGAAGATCCTCGGCATGCGCGCCGACTGGGTCGACGCCAATCCCCGCGCCACGCAGGCCATCCTGATGGCGGTGATGGAGGCGCAGCAGTGGTGCGAGAAGATGGAGAACAAGGAGGAGCTGGCGCAGATCGTCAGCCGCCGTCAGTGGTTCAACGTCCCCGTCAACGACATCAACGGCCGCCTCAAGGGCAACATCAACTACGGCCACGGCCGCACCGTCGCCGACTCGCCGCTGCGCATGAAGTTCTGGGGCGAGGGCGGCGCCGTCTCCTATCCCTGGAAGAGCCTCGACACCTGGTTCGTCACCGAGAACATCCGCTGGGGCAAGTTCGAGCCGACCACCGACATCAAGGCGCTGGTCGATCGCACCAACCGCTCGGATCTTTGGCTGCAGGCGGCGAAGACCCTCGGCGTGTCGGGGGTGCCGACCTCCGACTCGCGCGGCGTCGAGACCTTCTTCGACGGTGTGAAGTTCGATCCGGCCGATCCGCAGGCCTATCTGCGCGGCCTGAAGATCAAGCGCGCCCAGGTCTGA
- a CDS encoding CmpA/NrtA family ABC transporter substrate-binding protein, giving the protein MKRITIGFIPLTDAAPLIAAHERGFADEEGLAFDLVREVSWANIRDKLSVGLFDAAHMLTPLAIASALGIGHVTVPLIAPATLALNGNAITLSAAFVRELGGALPEDPVAALPLFAAAIKRRSEAGLSPPVFAATFPYSTHNYILRAYFAAGGIDPDRDVQLVVIPPPLMAGSLEKGLIDGFCVGSPWNSVAVDRGAGHILTPSSALFARIPEKTLAIGDTLAGGDPDTLRAIVAATAEGAAWCADPANALELAAMLSAPHYLGVSAPLVLRTIEGRLVFTPGGPTRSVPDFIRYDVPGTVRPDAGRYAWLYAQMVRWGQTRFDPTIPRRIASLIRTDIYDAAMPGLLPPAEADPIGSILEPAFDPADLAGYLARFDERGLPKLRA; this is encoded by the coding sequence ATGAAACGGATCACCATCGGCTTCATTCCCCTCACCGACGCGGCGCCGCTGATCGCGGCGCACGAGCGCGGTTTCGCCGACGAGGAGGGCCTCGCCTTCGATCTCGTCCGCGAGGTCTCCTGGGCTAACATCCGCGACAAGCTCTCCGTCGGCCTGTTCGACGCCGCCCACATGCTCACCCCGCTGGCCATCGCCAGCGCGCTGGGCATCGGCCATGTCACGGTGCCGCTGATCGCCCCGGCGACGCTCGCCCTCAACGGCAATGCCATCACCCTCTCCGCCGCCTTCGTGCGTGAGCTCGGTGGCGCGCTGCCCGAGGACCCGGTCGCCGCCCTGCCGCTCTTCGCGGCGGCCATCAAGCGGCGCTCCGAGGCCGGACTGAGCCCGCCGGTCTTCGCCGCCACCTTCCCCTACTCCACCCACAACTACATCCTGCGCGCCTATTTCGCCGCCGGCGGCATCGATCCCGACCGCGACGTGCAGCTCGTGGTCATCCCGCCGCCGCTCATGGCGGGCTCGCTGGAAAAGGGCCTGATCGACGGCTTCTGCGTCGGCTCGCCCTGGAACTCCGTCGCGGTGGACCGGGGCGCCGGCCATATCCTCACCCCCAGCTCCGCCCTCTTCGCCCGCATCCCGGAGAAGACGCTGGCCATCGGCGATACCCTCGCCGGCGGCGACCCCGACACGCTGCGCGCCATCGTCGCCGCCACCGCCGAGGGGGCGGCCTGGTGCGCCGACCCCGCCAATGCGCTCGAACTCGCGGCCATGCTCTCCGCGCCGCATTATCTCGGCGTCTCGGCGCCGCTGGTGCTCAGGACCATCGAGGGGCGGCTGGTCTTCACGCCCGGCGGGCCGACGCGGTCGGTGCCCGACTTCATCCGCTACGACGTGCCGGGAACGGTGCGCCCCGATGCCGGCCGCTATGCCTGGCTCTACGCCCAGATGGTGCGCTGGGGACAGACGCGGTTCGACCCCACGATCCCGCGGCGGATCGCGAGCCTGATCCGCACCGATATCTATGACGCAGCCATGCCCGGCCTGCTGCCGCCGGCCGAGGCCGACCCCATCGGCAGCATCCTCGAGCCGGCCTTCGACCCGGCCGATCTCGCCGGCTATCTCGCCCGCTTCGACGAACGCGGGCTGCCGAAGCTGCGCGCCTGA